A window of Psychroflexus sp. ALD_RP9 contains these coding sequences:
- the fbaA gene encoding class II fructose-bisphosphate aldolase — protein MAHHIKPGVATGYQVQEIFNHAKENNYAIPAVNVVGSNTINSVLETAASLNSPVIIQFSNGGAQFNAGKGLSNDEQQAAILGAATGAKHVHDLAEAYGATVILHTDHCAKKLLPWIDGLLDEGEKFYKIHGKPLFSSHMIDLSEEPLEENIDICKRYLGRMKEMEMTLEIELGVTGGEEDGVDNSDVDVSKLYTQPEEVAYAYEELSKISDQFTIAAAFGNVHGVYKPGNVKLTPTILRDSQDYISKKYNVEHNHIDFVFHGGSGSTEAEIQESIGYGVIKMNIDTDLQYAFTVGIRDYMKSKADYLASQIGNPEGDDVPNKKHYDPRKWLREGEKTFVERLKKAFKDLNNINTL, from the coding sequence ATGGCACATCATATCAAACCAGGAGTTGCAACTGGTTATCAGGTTCAAGAAATTTTTAACCACGCAAAAGAAAATAATTACGCAATACCTGCAGTTAATGTCGTTGGCTCTAATACAATTAACTCTGTATTAGAAACCGCTGCTAGTTTAAACTCACCTGTAATTATTCAATTTTCTAACGGTGGTGCTCAATTTAACGCTGGTAAAGGTTTATCTAATGACGAACAACAGGCAGCTATTTTAGGCGCAGCTACTGGTGCAAAGCATGTTCATGATCTTGCAGAAGCTTATGGTGCAACAGTAATTTTACATACAGACCATTGTGCAAAAAAATTACTACCATGGATAGATGGCTTGCTTGATGAAGGCGAAAAATTTTACAAGATACACGGGAAACCTTTGTTTAGCTCTCATATGATAGACCTTTCTGAAGAACCTTTAGAAGAAAATATAGATATTTGTAAACGCTACTTAGGCCGAATGAAAGAGATGGAAATGACCCTAGAAATAGAGTTAGGTGTTACAGGAGGCGAAGAAGATGGCGTTGATAATTCAGATGTAGATGTCTCAAAACTATACACTCAACCTGAAGAAGTCGCCTATGCTTATGAAGAATTAAGCAAAATATCTGATCAATTTACAATAGCAGCTGCATTTGGTAATGTTCACGGTGTTTATAAACCAGGAAACGTAAAATTGACACCAACCATATTACGTGACTCACAAGACTATATTTCAAAAAAATACAATGTAGAGCACAATCATATTGACTTTGTATTCCACGGTGGTAGTGGTTCAACAGAAGCAGAAATTCAAGAATCAATTGGTTATGGTGTCATCAAAATGAATATCGATACTGATTTACAGTACGCTTTTACAGTTGGCATTAGAGATTACATGAAGTCTAAAGCTGATTATTTAGCAAGCCAAATAGGTAACCCTGAAGGTGATGATGTCCCTAATAAAAAACATTACGATCCAAGAAAATGGTTGCGTGAAGGCGAAAAGACTTTTGTAGAACGCCTCAAAAAAGCATTTAAAGATTTAAATAATATTAATACTTTATAA
- a CDS encoding BamA/TamA family outer membrane protein, protein MTKISILFILIFFSACNSIKHLEKNEFLIKSSVIELDTTTEFKSRLNKYTLTKPNSKIFGIPLKLHIYNLAKQKPEDDFNRWLNNKPKRKERLVKWLSQKQLDKLRDSYINLNKGIQKSGEPPVKLDQDLVLDSEDKLKAWYWNHGFFEAKISHDIQRDSVNQTAKISYQIKPGQVTIIDSISQRIATPSIDSIINKTKQKSFIKLNEPFVTENFEKERNRITNYLRNHGYYNFEQDYISYYADTINTDHKINLELVIDNRNKRLTDTTVKIDFTAYKIAEVNVITDLKNNINTQRVQDSISFKNYNFYSFGKKVNVRPEVLSDLIFIEKDQLYSDNQNSKTYNRIYNTRIFKYPNIQYVVDPEDSTKLISNIFLTPKKRFSLNLQTNASQSNIQEFGIGFNGSLLARNLFKNAETLELSGRGNFGSSKDASQDDQFFDIFEYGFDLRLSFPRIIFPFNTDRFIKSDMSPFTSYSLGFSSQKNIGLDRRNFNLTYSINWKPKKNITNNIDLINVQFVNHLNIQNYFNVFNNSFQQLNTIAQTNSAQVSNELFSDSGDLLIPSGTNQFISLIESEQISLTAEELTDANAIIERQERLTENNLIVASNYTYNFSSKKSIYDNDFSQFRARIELSGNLLSLLAQPLNLNENQNGNYDLFNVQFSQYIKPELSFIKHWDFDDGKILATRAFAGIAIPLGNSNSIPFAKSFFAGGPNDNRGWRPYDLGPGKTNGINEFNEANFKLAFNAEFRFNLFGNLNSAFFVDAGNIWNALDNVNDPDARFDGLEDLKDLSIASGFGLRYDLSFFVLRVDLGFKTYNPGNVDQKWFKNYNFSNVIYNFGINYPF, encoded by the coding sequence ATGACAAAAATATCAATTCTATTCATATTGATTTTTTTTTCAGCTTGTAATTCAATCAAACATCTGGAAAAAAATGAATTTTTAATAAAATCGTCTGTTATAGAATTAGACACCACTACTGAATTTAAATCCCGATTAAATAAATATACCTTAACTAAGCCTAACTCTAAAATTTTTGGAATACCATTAAAACTCCATATTTATAATTTAGCAAAACAAAAACCTGAAGATGATTTTAATCGCTGGTTAAACAACAAGCCTAAGCGAAAAGAACGTTTAGTTAAATGGCTTTCACAGAAACAATTAGATAAGCTTAGAGACTCTTATATCAACCTGAATAAAGGGATTCAAAAATCTGGTGAACCTCCGGTTAAACTTGACCAAGATTTAGTTTTAGACTCTGAAGATAAACTGAAAGCTTGGTACTGGAATCATGGATTTTTTGAAGCCAAAATTAGTCATGATATACAACGAGACTCCGTTAACCAAACAGCGAAAATTAGTTATCAAATAAAACCTGGTCAAGTCACCATTATAGACTCAATTTCACAACGTATTGCAACACCAAGTATAGACTCAATAATTAATAAGACTAAACAAAAGTCTTTTATAAAATTAAATGAACCTTTCGTTACTGAAAATTTTGAAAAGGAACGTAATCGAATTACAAACTACCTAAGAAATCATGGTTATTATAATTTTGAACAAGATTATATCAGCTATTATGCAGATACAATAAATACAGACCATAAAATTAACCTCGAACTTGTTATTGATAACCGAAATAAACGATTAACCGACACCACTGTTAAAATTGATTTTACCGCTTATAAAATCGCTGAAGTAAATGTTATTACAGATTTAAAAAATAACATTAACACACAAAGGGTTCAAGATAGTATAAGCTTTAAAAATTATAATTTTTACAGTTTTGGAAAAAAAGTAAATGTCAGGCCAGAAGTTTTGTCTGATTTAATTTTTATTGAAAAAGACCAGCTTTACAGTGATAACCAAAATAGTAAAACCTACAATAGAATTTACAATACAAGAATATTTAAATATCCAAATATTCAGTACGTCGTTGACCCTGAAGATTCAACTAAACTAATATCTAATATATTTTTAACACCTAAAAAACGTTTCTCACTTAACCTTCAGACCAATGCTTCACAGAGCAATATTCAAGAATTTGGGATCGGTTTTAACGGTTCTTTACTTGCAAGAAACTTGTTTAAAAATGCTGAAACACTTGAATTATCGGGTCGTGGAAATTTTGGCTCATCTAAAGATGCCTCTCAGGACGATCAGTTTTTTGATATTTTTGAGTATGGTTTTGATTTGAGATTAAGCTTTCCAAGAATTATATTTCCATTCAATACAGATCGATTTATAAAAAGTGATATGTCTCCTTTTACAAGTTATAGTCTTGGTTTTAGCTCTCAAAAAAACATTGGTCTCGACCGGAGGAACTTCAACCTAACTTATAGTATTAACTGGAAACCAAAAAAGAATATAACTAATAACATTGACCTTATTAATGTTCAGTTTGTAAATCATTTGAATATCCAAAATTACTTTAACGTCTTTAATAACTCATTTCAACAACTCAATACGATTGCACAAACTAATTCTGCTCAAGTTTCAAATGAATTATTCAGCGATTCTGGTGATTTATTAATTCCTTCAGGTACCAATCAATTTATTTCATTAATAGAATCTGAACAAATTTCGTTAACAGCTGAAGAATTAACAGATGCGAATGCAATTATAGAACGGCAGGAACGATTAACTGAAAACAACTTAATTGTAGCATCAAACTACACCTATAACTTCAGTTCTAAGAAAAGTATTTATGATAATGATTTTTCACAATTTAGGGCAAGAATTGAATTATCTGGTAATTTATTGTCATTACTAGCACAACCACTGAACTTAAATGAAAATCAAAACGGTAATTATGATCTTTTTAATGTTCAATTTTCTCAATATATAAAACCTGAACTTAGTTTCATTAAACATTGGGATTTTGACGATGGAAAAATTTTAGCCACTAGAGCTTTTGCAGGGATTGCCATACCTTTAGGGAACAGTAACTCAATTCCCTTTGCAAAAAGTTTTTTTGCTGGTGGTCCTAATGACAATCGCGGTTGGAGACCATACGATTTAGGGCCTGGTAAAACCAATGGCATCAACGAATTTAATGAAGCAAACTTTAAGCTTGCCTTTAATGCTGAATTTCGCTTTAATTTATTTGGAAATTTAAATTCTGCATTTTTTGTAGACGCTGGTAATATCTGGAATGCACTAGATAATGTTAACGACCCAGATGCACGATTTGATGGTTTAGAAGATTTGAAAGATTTATCTATTGCATCAGGATTTGGTTTACGTTATGATTTAAGCTTTTTTGTACTTCGGGTCGATTTAGGATTTAAAACTTACAACCCTGGAAACGTCGATCAAAAATGGTTTAAAAATTACAACTTCAGTAATGTCATTTATAATTTTGGAATCAATTATCCGTTTTAG
- a CDS encoding TrmH family RNA methyltransferase, giving the protein MLSKSQIKLVNSLKHKKFRQKHQLFIVEGVKVIKEILKSNLEVEALFATVDLFSFNSENFYLISETDLAKISALSTPQVALALVKIPNKKINVHQQKSLTVALDGVRDPGNLGTIIRLCDWFNVSTLICSPDTVDCYNPKVVQATMGSLARIDVVYEDLKQVLTQTNLPIYGAFMEAKSIYTSHLKPNGILVMGNEANGISNEIENLITHKISIPKFGSAEVESLNVATATSIMLSEFKRGQFIEK; this is encoded by the coding sequence ATGCTTAGTAAAAGTCAAATTAAATTAGTTAATAGTTTAAAACATAAAAAATTTAGGCAAAAACACCAATTATTTATTGTTGAAGGCGTAAAAGTAATCAAAGAAATTTTAAAAAGTAACTTAGAAGTTGAAGCTTTATTTGCAACAGTTGACTTATTCTCATTTAATTCAGAAAACTTTTATTTAATATCAGAAACTGACTTAGCCAAAATCAGTGCTTTGTCAACACCTCAAGTTGCCTTAGCTTTAGTTAAAATTCCTAATAAGAAGATAAATGTTCATCAACAAAAGAGCTTAACTGTTGCTTTAGATGGTGTTCGAGATCCAGGTAATTTAGGAACAATAATTCGTTTGTGTGATTGGTTTAATGTTTCAACTTTAATTTGTTCTCCCGATACTGTAGATTGTTATAACCCTAAGGTTGTACAAGCAACAATGGGTTCTTTAGCGCGAATTGATGTTGTTTATGAAGATTTAAAACAAGTTTTAACTCAAACCAATTTACCGATCTATGGCGCTTTTATGGAAGCTAAATCTATTTACACAAGTCATTTAAAGCCAAATGGAATTTTAGTTATGGGAAACGAGGCTAATGGTATTTCTAATGAAATAGAAAATTTAATTACTCATAAAATTAGTATTCCTAAGTTTGGTTCTGCTGAGGTCGAGAGCTTAAATGTTGCCACAGCTACATCAATTATGTTAAGTGAGTTTAAGCGAGGTCAATTTATTGAAAAGTGA
- a CDS encoding porin family protein, protein MKKLLFVLIVCFTYQSQAQLFSKERVLNRENIDKKRWSWGYYLGFNNYGFNTRYKEINAEVLVTRNMGFNVGLVGNLRINDYIDLRLEPGVAFANRTLAFPGFSEEFEATREVKSSYVHIPLLIKFSSKRINNFKPFLVGGASISHNLSSNEDNPDDNSAGEFRMKTNVVNLEVGFGIDFYLEYFKFSPSIRGVFGLTDELVRDNDPNSPWTSNIAHMKSRGIFINFTFQ, encoded by the coding sequence ATGAAGAAGTTATTATTTGTACTTATAGTATGTTTTACTTACCAATCTCAAGCACAGTTATTTTCGAAAGAACGTGTTTTAAATCGAGAAAATATAGATAAAAAGCGTTGGTCTTGGGGCTATTATCTTGGTTTTAATAATTATGGATTTAATACCCGCTACAAAGAGATTAATGCTGAAGTTCTAGTGACTAGAAATATGGGATTTAATGTTGGTTTAGTTGGAAATTTAAGAATCAACGATTACATAGATTTACGACTTGAGCCTGGCGTTGCTTTTGCCAATAGAACTTTGGCGTTTCCAGGATTTAGTGAAGAATTTGAGGCAACTAGAGAAGTAAAGTCATCTTATGTTCACATACCGTTACTCATAAAATTTTCTTCAAAGCGAATTAATAACTTCAAACCCTTTTTAGTCGGTGGTGCCTCAATATCTCATAATTTATCTAGTAATGAAGACAATCCAGACGACAATAGCGCTGGAGAATTTAGAATGAAAACAAATGTTGTAAACCTAGAAGTTGGTTTTGGTATTGACTTTTATCTAGAATATTTTAAATTTTCACCGTCTATTCGCGGTGTTTTTGGATTAACTGATGAATTAGTGAGAGATAATGACCCTAACAGTCCTTGGACTTCAAACATTGCACATATGAAATCCAGAGGTATTTTTATTAACTTCACTTTTCAATAA